A genomic segment from Streptomyces sp. NBC_00459 encodes:
- a CDS encoding DUF1990 domain-containing protein — protein sequence MSFTYAEVGATRERGFRCPPGFHPMHVRTRLGEGEEVFRRAAEAVLTWEMHRAMGVGIDAGSERAAPDVDVTVTLAGVIKAPCRVVWTVEEYRRAGWAYGTLAGHPECGEESFVVDRTGDGTVWLTISAFSRPAKWYTKAGGPATRGLQHAYARRCGLVLRRLCGGYEED from the coding sequence ATGTCCTTCACGTACGCGGAGGTCGGCGCGACCCGCGAGCGCGGCTTCCGTTGCCCGCCCGGCTTCCACCCCATGCATGTGCGCACCCGCCTCGGTGAGGGCGAGGAGGTCTTCCGGCGTGCCGCCGAGGCCGTCCTGACCTGGGAGATGCACCGCGCGATGGGCGTGGGCATCGACGCCGGCTCCGAACGGGCGGCACCGGACGTCGATGTGACCGTCACCCTCGCCGGCGTCATAAAGGCCCCCTGCCGTGTGGTCTGGACGGTGGAGGAGTACCGCCGCGCCGGCTGGGCGTACGGCACCCTGGCCGGTCACCCGGAGTGCGGCGAGGAGTCCTTCGTCGTGGACCGCACGGGCGACGGCACGGTGTGGCTGACCATAAGCGCGTTCAGCCGCCCCGCGAAGTGGTACACCAAGGCGGGCGGTCCCGCGACCCGGGGACTGCAGCATGCCTATGCGCGCCGGTGCGGGCTGGTCCTGCGGCGGCTGTGCGGGGGATACGAAGAGGACTGA
- a CDS encoding ABC transporter ATP-binding protein — translation MNAQLPIATTADVRRAAVRLIRADGRAFVALLLLNSAAAGAGLVAPWLLGRIIDEVRAGAGVSAVDRLGLVIVGCAVAQLLLARWARFVGYRFGERTLARVREEFVDRALALPASVVERAGTGDLTARGTADVGTVGTTLRDAGPDLLIASVQCLFIVGAVFALDPLLGLAAVLAQTGIWFALRWYLRRARTAYLAEGSANSEVAEILSATASGARTVEAFGLAERRVTVSREALDHSRRRRLHTLYLRTVFFPPVEVSYVLPVVVVLVVGGALHGQGAISLGAVVAAALYLRQLESPLDEVLTWMEQLQSSSASFARVEGLGRAPRGGAEASPVPVGDRIDVTGVRYAYDRGGEVLRGVDLTVRPGERLAVVGPSGAGKTTLCRLLAGIDEPRSGTVTVGGVPVSSLGPEELRRQVVLVTQEHHVFLGTVRENLLIAEPAATDAELWAALAAVGAAGWVRELPAGLDTGLGPDGESTDGSRAQQLALARVVLADPHTLILDEATALLDPTTARHTERALAAVLKGRTVIAIAHRLHTAHDADRVAVMEEGRITELGTHEGLVAADGAYAALWRSWHGEQQPTSAHRADPTEKADWPQSEQTV, via the coding sequence GTGAATGCCCAACTGCCCATCGCCACCACGGCGGACGTCCGCCGGGCCGCCGTCCGGCTGATTCGCGCCGACGGCCGTGCCTTCGTCGCGCTTCTGCTGCTGAACTCGGCCGCAGCCGGGGCCGGGCTCGTCGCGCCCTGGCTGCTCGGGCGGATCATCGACGAGGTGCGGGCGGGTGCCGGGGTCTCGGCCGTGGACCGGCTCGGGCTGGTCATCGTGGGGTGCGCGGTGGCGCAGTTGCTGCTGGCGCGCTGGGCGCGGTTCGTGGGGTACCGGTTCGGGGAGCGGACGCTGGCGCGGGTACGGGAGGAGTTCGTGGACCGGGCGCTGGCGCTGCCCGCGTCGGTGGTGGAGCGAGCCGGGACCGGTGATCTGACGGCCCGGGGGACGGCCGACGTCGGCACGGTCGGCACGACGTTGCGCGATGCCGGGCCTGATCTGCTGATCGCCTCGGTGCAGTGTCTGTTCATCGTCGGTGCCGTGTTCGCGCTCGATCCGCTGCTCGGTCTGGCCGCGGTGCTCGCGCAGACCGGCATCTGGTTCGCGCTGCGCTGGTATCTGCGCCGGGCCCGCACCGCGTATCTCGCCGAGGGCTCCGCGAACTCCGAGGTGGCCGAAATTCTCTCGGCGACCGCGTCGGGGGCGCGCACGGTCGAGGCGTTCGGGCTGGCGGAGCGGCGGGTGACGGTGAGCCGTGAGGCGCTGGACCACTCCCGGCGCCGGCGCCTGCACACGCTGTATCTGCGGACCGTGTTCTTTCCGCCGGTGGAGGTGTCGTACGTCCTTCCCGTGGTCGTCGTGCTGGTGGTGGGCGGCGCGTTGCACGGGCAGGGGGCGATCAGCCTGGGCGCGGTGGTGGCGGCCGCCCTGTATCTGCGGCAGTTGGAGTCGCCCCTCGACGAGGTGCTGACCTGGATGGAGCAACTGCAGTCCAGCAGCGCCTCGTTCGCCCGGGTGGAGGGGCTCGGACGGGCGCCCAGGGGCGGGGCCGAGGCGTCGCCCGTGCCGGTGGGCGACCGGATCGACGTGACAGGGGTGCGGTATGCGTACGACCGTGGGGGCGAGGTCCTGCGCGGGGTCGATCTGACGGTGCGGCCGGGTGAACGGCTCGCGGTGGTGGGGCCGTCGGGTGCGGGCAAGACGACGCTGTGCCGGTTGCTCGCGGGGATCGACGAGCCGCGTTCGGGCACGGTGACCGTGGGCGGTGTACCGGTCTCCTCGCTCGGGCCCGAGGAGCTGCGACGGCAGGTCGTGCTCGTCACACAGGAGCACCATGTCTTCCTGGGCACGGTCCGGGAGAATCTGCTGATCGCCGAACCGGCGGCCACGGACGCCGAGTTGTGGGCGGCGCTGGCCGCTGTCGGCGCCGCCGGCTGGGTGCGCGAGCTGCCCGCCGGACTGGACACCGGGCTGGGCCCCGACGGTGAGTCGACCGACGGTTCGCGGGCCCAGCAACTCGCCCTGGCCCGCGTGGTGCTGGCCGACCCGCACACGCTGATCCTGGACGAGGCGACGGCGTTGCTCGATCCGACGACCGCGCGTCATACGGAGCGCGCGCTGGCCGCCGTACTCAAGGGGCGGACGGTGATCGCGATCGCGCACCGGCTGCACACCGCGCACGACGCGGACCGGGTGGCCGTGATGGAGGAGGGGCGGATCACCGAACTCGGCACGCACGAGGGGCTGGTGGCGGCGGACGGGGCGTACGCGGCGCTGTGGCGGTCGTGGCACGGGGAGCAACAACCGACCTCGGCACACAGGGCCGACCCGACGGAAAAGGCCGATTGGCCGCAAAGCGAACAGACCGTATAG
- a CDS encoding M4 family metallopeptidase, which produces MTPLYARHKRTTLAIATAVAAGALLTTGLTTGASAESEPAGAKAKVSAVPVTLSPAARTALIKEAAAEAPATADEIGLGAKEKLVVRDVVKDADGTLHTRYERTYAGLPVLGGDLVVHENAAGVTKGVTRAHNAAIKVTDLTPEVTTAAVEKQAVTLAKKAGSTKSAASDAPRKVIWAASGTPTLAYETVVGGLQEDGTPNELHVITDAATGKKLYEYQGIETGTGKSLYSGTVSLSTTLSGSTYQLTDGTRGGHKTYNKAHGTSSSAGTLFTDADDTWGTGAASSSTTDQTAAVDAAYGAQKTWDFYKDTFGRSGIKNNGVAAYSRVHYGNAYVNAFWDDSCFCMTYGDGEGNVNPLTSLDVAGHEMTHGVTANTAGLNYSGESGGLNEATSDIFGTAVEFYAANSSDVGDYLIGEEIDINGDGSPLRYMDQPSKDGGSANYWSSTVKNLDVHYSSGPANHFFYLLSEGSGSKTINGVSYNSPTYNSSTITGIGRAKAVQIWYKALTTYMTSTTNYKGARTATLSAASALYGASSTEYAAVNAAWAAVNVTA; this is translated from the coding sequence GTGACCCCCCTCTACGCGCGTCACAAGCGAACCACCCTGGCCATCGCCACCGCCGTCGCGGCCGGAGCCCTCCTCACCACCGGTCTGACCACGGGCGCCTCCGCGGAGAGCGAGCCGGCCGGCGCCAAGGCCAAGGTCTCCGCCGTCCCGGTGACGCTGTCTCCCGCCGCGCGCACGGCCCTCATCAAGGAGGCCGCCGCCGAAGCCCCGGCGACCGCCGACGAGATAGGCCTCGGCGCCAAGGAGAAGCTCGTCGTCCGTGACGTCGTCAAGGACGCCGACGGCACGCTGCACACCCGCTACGAGCGCACCTACGCGGGCCTGCCGGTCCTCGGCGGCGACCTCGTCGTGCACGAGAACGCGGCCGGCGTGACCAAGGGCGTGACCAGAGCGCACAACGCCGCCATCAAGGTCACCGACCTCACCCCCGAGGTCACCACGGCCGCCGTCGAGAAGCAGGCCGTCACGCTCGCCAAGAAGGCCGGCTCCACCAAGTCGGCGGCGTCCGACGCCCCCCGCAAGGTGATCTGGGCTGCCTCGGGCACCCCGACCCTCGCCTACGAGACCGTCGTCGGCGGCCTCCAGGAGGACGGCACCCCGAACGAGCTGCACGTCATCACCGACGCGGCCACCGGCAAGAAGCTGTACGAGTACCAGGGCATCGAGACCGGCACCGGCAAGAGCCTCTACTCGGGCACCGTCTCGCTGAGCACGACGCTGTCGGGTTCGACGTACCAGCTGACCGACGGCACACGCGGCGGCCACAAGACGTACAACAAGGCGCACGGCACCAGCTCCTCCGCCGGCACCCTGTTCACCGACGCCGACGACACCTGGGGCACCGGCGCGGCCTCCAGCTCGACCACCGACCAGACCGCGGCCGTCGACGCCGCGTACGGCGCGCAGAAGACGTGGGACTTCTACAAGGACACGTTCGGCCGCTCCGGCATCAAGAACAACGGGGTCGCCGCCTACTCCCGCGTCCACTACGGCAACGCGTACGTCAACGCGTTCTGGGACGACAGCTGCTTCTGCATGACATACGGCGACGGCGAGGGCAACGTCAACCCGCTGACCTCGCTGGACGTGGCCGGTCACGAGATGACCCACGGCGTCACCGCCAACACGGCGGGCCTCAACTACTCGGGCGAGTCCGGCGGCCTGAACGAGGCGACGTCCGACATCTTCGGCACGGCGGTCGAGTTCTACGCGGCGAACTCCTCCGACGTCGGTGACTACCTCATCGGCGAGGAGATCGACATCAACGGCGACGGCTCGCCGCTGCGTTACATGGACCAGCCGAGCAAGGACGGCGGCTCGGCCAACTACTGGTCGTCGACGGTCAAGAACCTCGACGTCCACTACTCGTCGGGTCCCGCGAACCACTTCTTCTACCTCCTCTCCGAGGGCAGCGGTTCGAAGACGATCAACGGGGTCAGCTACAACTCCCCGACGTACAACAGCTCCACGATCACGGGCATCGGCCGCGCCAAGGCCGTCCAGATCTGGTACAAGGCGCTGACCACCTACATGACGTCGACGACCAACTACAAGGGCGCCCGCACGGCGACCCTGTCGGCGGCCTCGGCCCTGTACGGCGCCAGCAGCACCGAGTACGCGGCGGTGAACGCTGCCTGGGCGGCGGTCAACGTCACGGCGTGA
- a CDS encoding M4 family metallopeptidase: MLRRQSHRRAPHATSHTSSTEFSRSTQRRVATGALVAVTALLAAAVQSGAATAAPEKAPSAAGKVIPGAESVKLSPAQRAALLAEANATKVETARELGLGAKEKLVVRDVLKDGDGTVHTRYERTYDGLPVLGGDLVVDTAKSGATEGVVKASRATIKVASLTPRIAAAKAESQALGAAKAEEAKSPDVNKAPRKVIWAASGTPVLAYETVVGGFQHDGTPQELHVITDATSGAKLFEWEAIETGTGNTVYSGTVNLTTTQSGSTFNLTDGARGSHKTYNLNRGTSGTGTLFSGPDDIWGNGLASNLESAGADAAYGAALTWDYYKNVHGRSGIKGDGVGAYSRVHYGNNYVNAFWSDSCFCMTYGDGSGNANPLTSIDVAAHEMTHGLTSNTAGLNYSGESGGLNEATSDIFGSTVEFYANNSSDVGDYLIGEEININGDGTPLRYMDKPSKDGSSKDSWYSGIGSIDVHYSSGPANHFFYLLSEGSGAKTINGVSYNSPTSDGLAVTGIGRDKAEKIWFRALTTKFTSTTNYAAARTGTLAAAGELYGTTSAEYTAVQNAWAGINVGTRPGGGGGGGTVFENTADVSIPDNGAAVTSSITVSGRTGNAPASLPVAVDIIHTYIGDLQVQLIAPDGTAYTLKAYGTGGSTDNINTTYTVNASSEVANGIWQLRVQDNAAQDTGRINGWSLTFPTA, from the coding sequence GTGTTGAGACGCCAGTCCCACAGACGCGCCCCCCACGCAACCTCCCACACCAGCTCCACCGAGTTCTCCCGCTCCACCCAGCGACGGGTCGCCACCGGCGCCCTCGTCGCGGTAACAGCCCTACTGGCAGCGGCAGTTCAGTCCGGTGCCGCCACCGCAGCCCCGGAGAAGGCACCGTCGGCCGCGGGCAAGGTCATACCGGGCGCCGAGTCCGTCAAGCTGTCCCCCGCCCAGCGCGCCGCGCTGCTGGCCGAGGCCAACGCCACCAAGGTGGAGACGGCCAGGGAACTCGGTCTGGGCGCCAAGGAGAAGCTCGTCGTCCGTGACGTCCTCAAGGACGGCGACGGCACCGTGCACACGCGCTACGAGCGCACCTACGACGGTCTGCCCGTCCTCGGCGGCGACCTGGTGGTCGACACCGCCAAGTCGGGTGCCACCGAAGGCGTCGTGAAGGCGTCGCGGGCCACCATCAAGGTGGCGTCCCTGACGCCGAGGATCGCCGCCGCGAAGGCCGAGAGCCAGGCGCTGGGCGCGGCGAAGGCGGAGGAGGCCAAGAGCCCCGACGTCAACAAGGCGCCGCGCAAGGTGATCTGGGCGGCGAGCGGTACCCCCGTCCTCGCCTACGAGACGGTCGTCGGCGGCTTCCAGCACGACGGCACCCCGCAGGAGCTGCACGTCATCACGGACGCCACCTCCGGCGCGAAGCTGTTCGAGTGGGAGGCGATCGAGACCGGCACCGGCAACACGGTGTACAGCGGCACGGTCAACCTCACCACCACGCAGTCGGGTTCGACGTTCAACCTGACCGACGGCGCGCGCGGCAGCCACAAGACGTACAACCTGAACCGCGGCACCTCCGGCACCGGCACCCTCTTCTCGGGCCCCGACGACATCTGGGGCAACGGCCTCGCCTCCAACCTGGAGTCGGCCGGCGCGGACGCCGCCTACGGCGCCGCACTGACCTGGGACTACTACAAGAACGTGCACGGCCGTTCCGGCATCAAGGGCGACGGTGTGGGCGCCTACTCGCGCGTCCACTACGGCAACAACTACGTCAACGCCTTCTGGTCGGACAGCTGCTTCTGCATGACGTACGGCGACGGCTCGGGCAACGCCAACCCGCTGACGTCGATCGACGTGGCCGCGCACGAGATGACGCACGGCCTCACCTCCAACACTGCCGGACTCAACTACAGCGGTGAGTCGGGCGGGTTGAACGAGGCGACCTCGGACATCTTCGGCTCGACGGTCGAGTTCTACGCGAACAACTCCTCCGACGTCGGTGACTACCTCATCGGCGAGGAGATCAACATCAACGGCGACGGCACGCCGCTGCGTTACATGGACAAGCCGAGCAAGGACGGCTCGTCCAAGGACAGTTGGTACTCGGGTATCGGCTCGATCGACGTGCACTACTCGTCCGGCCCGGCGAACCACTTCTTCTACCTGCTGAGCGAGGGCAGCGGCGCCAAGACCATCAACGGCGTCAGCTACAACTCGCCCACCTCGGACGGGCTCGCGGTGACCGGCATCGGCCGGGACAAGGCGGAGAAGATCTGGTTCCGCGCGCTCACCACGAAGTTCACGTCGACCACCAACTACGCGGCGGCCCGCACCGGCACCCTCGCGGCGGCCGGTGAGCTGTACGGCACGACGAGCGCCGAGTACACGGCCGTGCAGAACGCGTGGGCCGGTATCAACGTCGGTACGCGTCCGGGCGGTGGTGGCGGTGGCGGAACGGTGTTCGAGAACACCGCCGACGTATCGATTCCGGACAACGGGGCGGCGGTCACGTCGTCGATCACCGTCTCCGGGCGGACAGGCAACGCGCCGGCAAGCCTCCCGGTCGCGGTCGACATCATCCACACCTACATCGGCGACCTTCAGGTGCAGCTCATCGCGCCCGACGGCACGGCGTACACGCTGAAGGCGTACGGCACCGGCGGCAGCACGGACAACATCAACACCACGTACACGGTGAACGCCTCCTCCGAGGTCGCCAACGGCATCTGGCAGTTGAGGGTCCAGGACAACGCGGCCCAGGACACCGGCCGGATCAACGGCTGGAGTCTCACGTTCCCGACGGCCTGA
- a CDS encoding ABC transporter ATP-binding protein — protein MTAPTTTAPTPDDEQPPGPAAGPAAGPDTEAATAAPRSPTADDPFDKDDLPTPKGATAGLLRSLLAPMKGRVALTAVLLLLQQAAVQAGPLLVAYAIDRAVPAFRDHDNGPLVAVGIGYLLCALASGALQYWFVSAAARVSQDALLDLRGRIFRHAQALSLDFHERYTSGRLISRSTADVESLRELLNDGLQELVTIALSFAYISAVLLWLDLSLGALAIASFVPLYVLVRVYRRRAGRVYALRSTAIAAVIVKFVETMNGIRPVRAFRREAANDVEFEALNRDHERKNGDALLEMARYVVGSRVVANTAVAAIVLWGAHRVADGSLELGVLAAAVLYLRRLYDPIDRLGMFLNSYQSATASLEKISGLLAQVPSVPEPSTPRELPVLESEHPGREVVFDKVRFAYRTGGEVLPRFDLTLPAGQTVAVVGSTGAGKSTLAKLLARFYDPTEGHVLLDGVDLSDLSGADLRRGVVMVTQEAFLFSGSVADNIAIGAPDAPREEIERAAKAIGAHDFITSLPEGYDTDVRKRGGRISAGQRQLVAFARALLADPAVLILDEATSSLDIPGERAVQRAMSTVLKGRTAVVIAHRLSTVEIADRVLVMEHGRVVEDGAPAELIAGTGRFADLHRAWRDSLA, from the coding sequence ATGACGGCGCCCACGACCACCGCGCCGACCCCCGACGACGAACAGCCCCCGGGTCCGGCCGCCGGCCCGGCTGCCGGGCCGGACACCGAGGCTGCCACCGCCGCTCCCCGGTCCCCCACCGCCGACGACCCCTTCGACAAGGACGACCTGCCCACCCCCAAGGGCGCCACCGCCGGACTGCTCCGGTCCCTTCTCGCCCCGATGAAGGGCCGCGTCGCCCTCACCGCCGTGCTCCTGCTGCTCCAGCAGGCGGCCGTCCAGGCGGGCCCGCTGCTCGTCGCGTACGCGATCGACCGTGCCGTACCGGCCTTCCGCGACCACGACAACGGGCCGCTCGTCGCCGTCGGCATCGGCTATCTGCTCTGCGCGCTGGCCTCGGGCGCGCTGCAGTACTGGTTCGTCTCCGCCGCCGCCCGGGTCAGCCAGGACGCGCTGCTCGATCTGCGCGGGCGCATCTTCCGGCACGCGCAGGCGCTGAGCCTCGACTTCCATGAGCGCTACACCTCGGGCCGGCTGATCTCGCGCTCCACGGCGGACGTCGAGTCGCTGCGCGAGCTGCTGAACGACGGGCTCCAGGAACTCGTCACCATCGCCCTGTCCTTCGCCTACATCTCGGCCGTCCTGCTCTGGCTGGATCTGAGCCTCGGCGCGCTCGCCATCGCCTCCTTCGTGCCGCTCTACGTCCTCGTCCGCGTCTACCGGCGCCGGGCCGGCCGGGTGTACGCGCTGCGGTCCACCGCGATCGCCGCCGTGATCGTCAAGTTCGTCGAGACGATGAACGGCATCCGGCCGGTGCGCGCGTTCCGCCGGGAGGCCGCCAACGACGTGGAGTTCGAGGCCCTCAACCGGGACCACGAGCGGAAGAACGGCGACGCGCTCCTGGAGATGGCCCGTTACGTCGTCGGCTCCCGGGTCGTCGCCAACACCGCTGTCGCCGCGATCGTGCTGTGGGGCGCCCACCGGGTCGCGGACGGCTCGCTGGAGCTGGGTGTGCTGGCCGCCGCCGTGCTGTACCTGCGCCGGCTGTACGACCCGATCGACCGGCTCGGTATGTTCCTCAACTCGTACCAGTCGGCCACCGCCTCCCTGGAGAAGATCTCCGGGCTCCTCGCCCAGGTGCCGTCCGTCCCGGAACCGTCGACCCCGCGCGAGCTTCCGGTACTCGAGTCCGAGCACCCGGGTCGCGAGGTCGTCTTCGACAAGGTCCGGTTCGCCTACCGCACCGGCGGCGAGGTGCTGCCCCGCTTCGACCTCACCCTCCCGGCCGGGCAGACCGTCGCGGTGGTCGGCTCGACCGGCGCCGGCAAGTCCACCCTGGCCAAGCTGCTGGCCCGCTTCTACGACCCCACCGAGGGCCATGTCCTCCTCGACGGCGTCGACCTGAGCGACCTGTCGGGCGCCGATCTGCGGCGCGGGGTCGTGATGGTGACGCAGGAGGCCTTCCTGTTCTCCGGCAGCGTCGCGGACAACATCGCCATCGGCGCCCCGGACGCCCCGCGCGAGGAGATCGAGCGTGCGGCCAAGGCGATCGGCGCCCACGACTTCATCACCTCGCTGCCCGAGGGCTACGACACGGACGTACGCAAGCGAGGCGGCCGTATCTCCGCCGGGCAGCGCCAACTGGTCGCGTTCGCGCGGGCGTTGCTCGCCGATCCGGCGGTGCTGATCCTCGACGAGGCGACCAGTTCGCTCGACATCCCGGGTGAACGGGCCGTGCAGCGCGCGATGTCGACGGTCCTGAAGGGCCGTACGGCCGTCGTGATCGCGCACCGGCTGTCGACCGTCGAGATCGCCGACCGGGTGCTGGTGATGGAACACGGGCGGGTCGTCGAGGACGGCGCCCCGGCGGAACTCATCGCCGGTACGGGCCGGTTCGCGGATCTGCACCGGGCCTGGCGGGACAGCCTGGCGTGA
- a CDS encoding ABC transporter ATP-binding protein, translating into MIDAYEDPGTPDSRGPARYLLWLVRQQWRRCAVGAVLASTWTTLMALSPYLMSRAVDDGLEPGDQAVLAGWAGAMLAAGTFSAWLSIMRHRTMTRVRMDANFRTVKVVVGQAVRLGAALPRQVGAGEVVTIGVGDVSTIAQSLTFVGPGIGSMVSYSVVAGLLLSVSPTLAAVILLGVPVLAVLVGPLLGRLQGVESSYRERQGVLTARIGDLSGGLRVLNGLGGKGLFADAFRRDSRRLQEQGYRVGAVSSWIQALGVGLPTLFLALVTWLAARLAAQGTITVGELVSVYGYVAVLIMPVAFFIECGFQISRALVAARRVVRFLALEPDDDGSGAGRGLDAPGSPAPLHDPDSGVTVLPGRLTALAGARPADAADVVDRLGRFVPSAATWGGVRLDEVALAQVRARILVADNEADLFAGTLRELVSGRGEPGEEAIARAVRAAVADDIVLGLPEGLDSAIDAQGRNLSGGQRQRVRLVRALLADPEVLLAVEPTSALDAHTEAAVAERLRAERGERTDRTTVVASTSPLMLDRADTVYYLVDGKTAAVGSHQRLLAEEPGYRALVARDADETDDPADLAVEGDLESIEEPAR; encoded by the coding sequence ATGATCGACGCGTACGAGGATCCCGGCACGCCCGACTCCCGCGGCCCCGCGCGCTATCTGCTGTGGCTGGTGCGGCAGCAGTGGCGGCGGTGTGCGGTCGGAGCGGTGCTGGCCAGCACCTGGACGACGCTGATGGCGCTGTCGCCGTATCTGATGTCCCGGGCCGTCGACGACGGTCTCGAACCGGGCGACCAGGCCGTGCTGGCCGGCTGGGCCGGCGCGATGCTCGCCGCCGGGACGTTCAGTGCGTGGCTGAGCATCATGCGGCACCGCACGATGACCCGGGTCCGGATGGACGCCAACTTCCGTACGGTCAAGGTCGTGGTCGGGCAGGCCGTGCGGCTGGGGGCCGCGCTGCCCCGGCAGGTCGGGGCCGGGGAGGTCGTCACGATCGGCGTCGGCGACGTGTCGACGATCGCCCAGTCGCTGACCTTCGTCGGGCCCGGCATCGGCTCGATGGTCTCCTACAGCGTGGTCGCCGGACTGCTGCTGTCGGTGTCGCCGACGCTCGCCGCCGTGATCCTGCTCGGGGTGCCCGTCCTCGCCGTACTCGTCGGGCCGCTGCTCGGCCGGCTTCAGGGGGTGGAGTCCTCGTACCGGGAGCGGCAGGGTGTCCTGACCGCCCGGATCGGGGATCTCTCGGGCGGGCTGCGGGTCCTCAACGGGCTTGGCGGCAAGGGGCTGTTCGCCGACGCCTTCCGCCGTGACTCGCGCCGCCTCCAGGAGCAGGGGTACCGGGTCGGGGCGGTGAGCAGCTGGATCCAGGCGCTCGGGGTCGGGCTGCCGACGCTGTTCCTGGCCCTGGTGACCTGGCTCGCGGCCCGGCTGGCCGCCCAAGGGACCATCACCGTGGGCGAGTTGGTGTCGGTGTACGGCTATGTCGCCGTGCTGATCATGCCGGTGGCGTTCTTCATCGAGTGCGGATTCCAGATCAGCCGGGCCCTGGTGGCCGCCCGAAGGGTCGTACGGTTCCTGGCACTTGAGCCCGACGACGACGGCAGCGGCGCCGGCCGGGGGCTGGACGCGCCCGGATCACCCGCCCCGCTGCACGACCCCGATTCCGGCGTGACCGTCCTGCCGGGGCGGCTGACCGCGCTCGCCGGTGCCCGGCCCGCCGATGCCGCCGACGTCGTCGACCGGCTCGGCCGGTTCGTGCCGTCGGCGGCGACCTGGGGCGGCGTACGGCTCGACGAGGTCGCCCTCGCCCAGGTGCGCGCCCGCATCCTGGTCGCCGACAACGAGGCGGACCTGTTCGCCGGGACGCTGCGCGAACTGGTCTCCGGGCGCGGGGAACCCGGCGAGGAGGCCATCGCGCGGGCGGTGCGCGCGGCCGTCGCCGACGACATCGTCCTCGGGCTGCCGGAGGGGCTGGACTCGGCGATCGACGCGCAGGGCCGCAACCTCTCGGGCGGGCAGCGACAGCGCGTACGGCTGGTGCGGGCGCTGCTCGCCGACCCCGAGGTGCTGCTCGCCGTGGAGCCGACGTCGGCGCTGGACGCGCACACCGAGGCCGCCGTCGCGGAACGGCTGCGCGCCGAGCGGGGCGAGCGCACGGACCGCACGACCGTCGTGGCCTCCACCTCCCCCCTGATGCTGGACCGGGCGGACACCGTGTACTACCTGGTCGACGGCAAGACGGCGGCCGTCGGCAGCCATCAGCGGCTGCTCGCGGAGGAACCGGGTTACCGGGCCCTGGTGGCACGCGACGCGGACGAGACGGACGACCCGGCAGACCTGGCGGTCGAAGGGGACCTGGAGAGCATCGAGGAGCCCGCACGGTGA